Proteins from one Haliaeetus albicilla chromosome 4, bHalAlb1.1, whole genome shotgun sequence genomic window:
- the RER1 gene encoding protein RER1 isoform X1: MSPPPPPPPATPYWVLWIVRGGEGERKEEPGLGVPTMSEGDSIGESVHGKPSVVYRFFSRLGQIYQSWLDKSTPYTAVRWIVTLGLSFIYMIRVYLLQGWYIVTYALGIYHLNLFIAFLSPKVDPSLMEDSDDGPSLPTRQNEEFRPFIRRLPEFKFWHSATKGILVAMACTFFEAFNVPVFWPILVMYFIMLFCITMKRQIKHMIKYRYIPFTHGKRKYKGKEDVGKTFAS, from the exons atgtctccccccccccccccgccgccagcgACGCCATATTGGGTTTTGTGGATAgtaagggggggggagggggaacgGAAGGAAGAACCCGGCTTGGGCGTCC CAACCATGTCAGAAGGGGACAGTATTGGTGAGTCTGTGCATGGAAAGCCTTCTGTGGTCTATAGATTTTTCTCAAGACTTGGACAG ATCTACCAATCCTGGTTAGACAAATCTACTCCATATACTGCAGTGCGATGGATTGTAACTTTGGGTCTGAGTTTTATCTACATGATTAGAGTTTATTTACTGCAG GGTTGGTACATTGTGACATATGCCTTGGGAATCTACCATCTAAATCTCTTCATAGCTTTCTTGTCGCCAAAGGTAGACCCCTCTTTAATGGAAGATTCAG atgatgGTCCTTCCTTACCCACAAGGCAAAATGAAGAATTTCGGCCTTTCATTAGAAGGCTCCCAGAGTTTAAATTCTG gcaCTCTGCCACTAAAGGAATCCTGGTTGCTATGGCATGTACATTCTTCGAGGCTTTCAACGTTCCTGTTTTTTGGCCAATCCTTGTGATGTACTTCATTATGCTATTTTGTATCACTATGAAGAGGCAAATCAAG CACATGATAAAGTACAGATATATACCCTTCACACATGGCAAGAGGAAATACAAAGGGAAAGAAGATGTGGGAAAGACCTTTGCTAGCTAG
- the RER1 gene encoding protein RER1 isoform X2, protein MSEGDSIGESVHGKPSVVYRFFSRLGQIYQSWLDKSTPYTAVRWIVTLGLSFIYMIRVYLLQGWYIVTYALGIYHLNLFIAFLSPKVDPSLMEDSDDGPSLPTRQNEEFRPFIRRLPEFKFWHSATKGILVAMACTFFEAFNVPVFWPILVMYFIMLFCITMKRQIKHMIKYRYIPFTHGKRKYKGKEDVGKTFAS, encoded by the exons ATGTCAGAAGGGGACAGTATTGGTGAGTCTGTGCATGGAAAGCCTTCTGTGGTCTATAGATTTTTCTCAAGACTTGGACAG ATCTACCAATCCTGGTTAGACAAATCTACTCCATATACTGCAGTGCGATGGATTGTAACTTTGGGTCTGAGTTTTATCTACATGATTAGAGTTTATTTACTGCAG GGTTGGTACATTGTGACATATGCCTTGGGAATCTACCATCTAAATCTCTTCATAGCTTTCTTGTCGCCAAAGGTAGACCCCTCTTTAATGGAAGATTCAG atgatgGTCCTTCCTTACCCACAAGGCAAAATGAAGAATTTCGGCCTTTCATTAGAAGGCTCCCAGAGTTTAAATTCTG gcaCTCTGCCACTAAAGGAATCCTGGTTGCTATGGCATGTACATTCTTCGAGGCTTTCAACGTTCCTGTTTTTTGGCCAATCCTTGTGATGTACTTCATTATGCTATTTTGTATCACTATGAAGAGGCAAATCAAG CACATGATAAAGTACAGATATATACCCTTCACACATGGCAAGAGGAAATACAAAGGGAAAGAAGATGTGGGAAAGACCTTTGCTAGCTAG